From a single Athene noctua chromosome 2, bAthNoc1.hap1.1, whole genome shotgun sequence genomic region:
- the ANKMY2 gene encoding ankyrin repeat and MYND domain-containing protein 2, whose amino-acid sequence MAPPRRGDLSPEEKDLLGVIATGNTEEAGRLLGSKNVRVNCLDEHGMTPLMHAAYKGKIDMCKLLLRHGADVNCNEHEHGYTALMFAGLSGNKEITWMMLEAGAETDVVNSVGRTAAQMAAFVGQHDCVTIINNFFPRERLDYYTKPQGLDKEPKLPVKLAGPLHKIITTTNMHPVKIVLLVKENPLLAEVEALQKCYRVLDLICEKCMKQKDMNEVLAMKMHYISCIFQKCITFLKEREDKLDGFIKSLLKGRDKDGFPVYQEKLIRESIRKFPYCEATLLQQLVRSIAPVEIGSDPTAFSVLTQAITGQVGFVDAEFCTTCGGKGADKRCSVCKMVMYCDQNCQKIHWFTHKKVCKTLKEIHEKQELEAAKEKRKQEEKKQKKDEAQLVEGSSTSEEQSNPGPDATKEVDPNHATDQTEEPEFTKEMEALALHPESPLESETGTADIACQKIQDSEK is encoded by the exons CATGGCATGACCCCTCTAATGCATGCAGCGTACAAAGGGAAAATAGACATGTGCAAGTTGCTCTTGCGACATGGAGCTGATGTTAACTGCAATGAACATGAGCATGGATATACTGCCTTGATGTTTGCGGGACTTTCAG GAAACAAAGAAATCACTTGGATGATGTTAGAGGCTGGAGCAGAGACTGATGTTGTCAACTCTGTGGGAAGGACAGCAGCTCAGATGGCTGCTTTTGTAG GTCAACACGACTGTGTGACCATCATCAACAACTTCTTTCCACGTGAAAGGCTGGACTACTATACTAAACCTCAAGGCTTAGATAAAGAGCCAAAACTGCCAGTAAAATTAGCTGGGCCTCTGCATAAAATTATAACTACTACTAACATGCATCCAGTTAAG ATTGTGTTGCTGGTAAAAGAGAACCCTCTGTTGGCCGAAGTAGAAGCACTGCAGAAATGTTACAGGGTTCTGGATCTAATTTGTGAGAAATGTATGAAGCAGAAAGATATGAATGAAGTACTTGCTATGAAAATGCACTACATCAGTTGCATCTTCCAGAAatgtattacatttttaaaagagcGAGAGGATAAACTAGATGGATTTATCAAAAG TCTCTTGAAAGGGAGAGATAAAGATGGTTTCCCTGTATATCAAGAGAAGCTAATTCGAGAAAGTATCCGAAAGTTTCCTTACTGTGAAGCTACATTGCTCCAGCAGCTCGTGAGAAGTATTGCTCCTGTTGAAATA GGTTCTGATCCCACAGCTTTTTCTGTACTTACACAAGCTATTACTGGCCAAGTGGGTTTTGTGGATGCTGAATTCTGTACAACTTGTGGGGGAAAGGGAGCAGACAAAAGATGTTCAGTATGTAAAATG GTGATGTACTGCGACCAGAACTGTCAGAAAATACACTGGTTTACCCACAAGAAAGTCTGCAAGACCCTGAAGGAAATTCATGAGAAACAAGAACTAGAAGCTgccaaagaaaaaaggaaacaagaagaaaaaaagcagaagaaag ATGAAGCGCAACTAGTAGAGGGTAGTTCTACAAGTGAAGAACAGTCCAATCCTGGTCCAGATGCTACCAAAGAAGTGGATCCAAATCATGCTACTGACCAAACGGAAGAACCTGAATTTACCAAAGAGATGGAGGCACTAGCCCTGCACCCTGAAAGTCCACTGGAAAGTGAGACTGGCACAGCTGACATTGCTTGTCAAAAAATTCAAGACTCTGAGAAGTAA